One genomic window of Chanos chanos chromosome 13, fChaCha1.1, whole genome shotgun sequence includes the following:
- the arhgdia gene encoding rho GDP-dissociation inhibitor 1, whose amino-acid sequence MAEQEPTPEQLAAIAAENEETEAVNYKPPAQKSLQEIQELDKDDESLRKYKEALLGPGAAAIDPNAPNVQVTKLTLVCEAAPGPLALDLTGDLEGFKKQSFILKEGVEYRLKISFKVNKEIVSGLKYVQQTFRKGVKIDKSDYMVGSYGPRPTEYEFLTPLEEAPKGMLARGTYNIKSKFTDDDKHDHLSWEWNLNIKKDWKD is encoded by the exons ATGGCTGAGCAGGAACCCACCCCAGAACAGTTGGCAGCAATCGCTGCAGAGAATGAAGAGACGGAGGCTGTGAATTACAAGCCGCCAGCACAGAAATCGTTGCAGGAGATCCAGGAACTGGATAAGGACGACGAAAGCCTCCGCAAGTACAAGGAGGCGCTGCTAGGACCCGGAGCCGCAGCCATAG ATCCTAACGCCCCTAATGTTCAGGTGACAAAACTGACACTGGTGTGTGAAGCCGCTCCTGGACCCCTAGCCCTTGACCTTACAG GAGATCTGGAGGGCTTTAAGAAGCAGTCTTTTATTCTGAAGGAGGGAGTGGAGTACAGACTAAAGATTAGCTTCAAG GTGAACAAAGAGATCGTCTCAGGACTGAAGTATGTACAGCAAACCTTTAGGAAAGGAGTGAAGA TCGACAAGTCAGACTACATGGTGGGCAGCTACGGGCCAAGGCCGACCGAGTACGAGTTCCTCACCCCCTTAGAAGAGGCGCCCAAAGGCATGCTGGCCCGCGGCACCTACAACATCAAGTCCAAGTTCACCGACGACGACAAACACGACCACCTTTCTTGGGAGTGGAACCTCAATATCAAGAAGGACTGGAAAGACTGA
- the cdr2l gene encoding cerebellar degeneration-related protein 2-like — MLRASRMEEFETVEDEPWYDQRDLEQDLHLAAELGKTLLERNKELEDSLQQMYINNEEQVQEIEYLTKQLEMLRDMNEQHAKVYEQLDVTARELEITNEKLVLESKASQQKIDRLTSTMEMLQGQVDTLTARVEELRTLEELRVRREKKERRKTVHSFPCLKELCTAPSYEDGFLVADPGSAETSKRRPVDEENDRLRVMVTSLRAAIATERRRREGAERECAAVLQEFERLEQRLLGAEGCQLRVQELEAELQEMQQLRKSRACLLAGEDGLEQTLLNSAPETDTIEDPAVTEDAANDKAEAPVRKSCSDTALNAISAVDASGRRKGSYALHANGVRKRGMSILREVDEQYHALLEKYEELLGKCRRHEESLRHAEVQTSRPVSRDPSMKECRVENPQPPTPPQTPSTPEAIEGISRQVEAVDKRLSQNTPEYKALFKEIFSRLQKTKSDMNSAGKSRKGGK, encoded by the exons ATCTGCACTTGGCAGCGGAGTTGGGTAAGACCCTGCTGGAGCGCAATAAGGAGCTGGAGGATTCGCTGCAGCAGATGTACATTAACAATGAGGAGCAGGTGCAAGAGATCGAG tacttGACTAAGCAGTTGGAGATGCTCCGCGACATGAACGAACAGCATGCCAAAGTGTATGAGCAACTGGACGTGACGGCCCGTGAACTGGAGATCACCAACGAGAAACTGGTGCTAGAGAGCAAAGCGTCACAGCAGAAAATTGACCG GCTGACGAGCACCATGGAGATGCTGCAGGGCCAGGTGGACACGCTGACGGCCCGTGTGGAGGAGCTAAGGACTCTAGAGGAGCTCAGAGTtcgcagagaaaagaaagagaggaggaagactgTTCACTCTTTCCCCTGCCTAAAAGAGCTCTGTACTGCCCCCAG CTATGAGGATGGGTTTCTAGTGGCGGACCCAGGCAGCGCAGAAACGTCAAAACGAAGGCCAGTGGATGAAGAAAACGATCGCCTGCGCGTAATGGTGACATCACTACGCGCTGCCATAGCGACGGAGCGCAGGCGGCGTGAGGGGGCAGAACGGGAGTGCGCCGCCGTGCTCCAGGAGTTCGAGCGTTTAGAGCAGCGCCTCCTGGGTGCCGAGGGCTGCCAGTTGCGAGTGCAGGAGTTGGAGGCGGAGCTCCAGGAGATGCAGCAGCTGCGCAAGTCGCGCGCGTGCCTGCTAGCAGGAGAGGACGGCTTGGAGCAGACGTTGCTCAACAGCGCTCCCGAAACGGATACGATCGAAGACCCCGCGGTAACGGAAGACGCCGCAAACGATAAGGCGGAGGCTCCCGTCCGCAAGAGCTGCAGCGACACTGCCCTCAACGCCATCTCCGCCGTTGACGCTTCGGGCCGGCGTAAAGGCAGCTACGCTCTGCACGCCAACGGCGTTCGGAAAAGGGGCATGTCCATCCTGAGGGAAGTGGACGAGCAGTACCACGCGCTCCTGGAGAAGTACGAGGAGCTCCTCGGAAAGTGCCGACGCCACGAGGAGAGCCTCCGGCACGCCGAGGTCCAGACCTCCCGTCCTGTCTCAAGGGACCCCTCCATGAAGGAATGCAGGGTCGAGAACCCGCAGCCACCCACCCCGCCTCAGACCCCCTCCACTCCCGAGGCGATCGAGGGCATTAGCAGGCAGGTGGAGGCCGTGGACAAACGACTCAGCCAGAATACGCCGGAATACAAAGCGCTCTTTAAAGAGATCTTCTCCCGTCTCCAAAAGACTAAGAGCGACATGAACTCCGCCGGGAAGAGCAGGAAGGGCGGGAAGTGA